In Streptomyces seoulensis, the following are encoded in one genomic region:
- a CDS encoding DUF1707 and FHA domain-containing protein has product MTSSFEFPVYPVRVSDAERDKALRVLRDGVALGKLSHDTFVHRMELALAARSPRELAVLTADLKDGNRLSRALFGTVEAVSGFGVRLGRAWRAERLPKLLLPHPTHGHPLRIGRDPASGLRLNHDTVSRVHAELRYQGGMWVLRDLGSTNGTTVNGRRVLGAVAVREGDLVGFGTVSYRLAVD; this is encoded by the coding sequence GTGACGTCGTCCTTCGAATTCCCCGTGTATCCCGTACGGGTCTCCGACGCGGAACGCGACAAGGCGCTGCGGGTACTGCGGGACGGCGTCGCCCTGGGCAAGCTGTCGCACGACACGTTCGTGCACCGCATGGAGCTGGCCCTCGCCGCGCGCAGCCCCCGCGAACTCGCCGTGCTCACCGCCGACCTCAAGGACGGCAACCGGCTGAGCCGCGCCCTGTTCGGCACCGTGGAGGCCGTGTCCGGCTTCGGCGTCCGGCTGGGCCGGGCCTGGCGTGCCGAGCGGCTGCCCAAGCTGCTGCTGCCCCACCCGACGCACGGCCACCCGCTGCGCATCGGCCGCGACCCGGCCAGCGGACTCCGGCTCAACCACGACACCGTGTCCCGGGTGCACGCCGAACTCCGGTACCAGGGCGGCATGTGGGTGCTGCGGGACCTCGGCTCGACCAACGGCACCACCGTGAACGGGCGCCGGGTGCTGGGTGCCGTGGCGGTGCGCGAGGGGGACCTCGTCGGCTTCGGCACGGTGTCCTACCGGCTCGCGGTGGACTGA
- a CDS encoding SSI family serine proteinase inhibitor — translation MNRLTRTAALAATLMVTCLLAPGTTAHAASVDWLSLTVTRPGTDGAGSRAALLLCDPPQGHPKAAEACAELTAVEGDFSRLGDKDTLCTLVYAPVRARAHGSWHGKPVSYDRTFGNACELHAETGDVFALEG, via the coding sequence ATGAACCGTCTGACACGTACGGCGGCGCTCGCCGCCACCCTCATGGTCACCTGTCTGCTCGCCCCCGGCACCACGGCCCACGCGGCGTCCGTCGACTGGCTCTCCCTCACCGTCACCCGGCCCGGCACCGACGGCGCCGGCAGCCGCGCCGCCCTGCTGCTCTGCGACCCGCCGCAGGGCCACCCCAAGGCCGCCGAAGCATGCGCGGAACTCACGGCAGTGGAGGGTGACTTCAGCCGCCTGGGCGACAAGGACACCCTCTGCACGCTGGTCTACGCACCGGTCCGCGCCCGCGCCCACGGCAGCTGGCACGGCAAGCCCGTCTCCTACGACCGGACGTTCGGCAACGCCTGCGAGCTGCACGCGGAGACGGGTGACGTGTTCGCCCTGGAGGGCTGA